A part of Rattus rattus isolate New Zealand chromosome 6, Rrattus_CSIRO_v1, whole genome shotgun sequence genomic DNA contains:
- the Avl9 gene encoding late secretory pathway protein AVL9 homolog, protein MEKAGRESDGAPCGPVLHIVVVGFHHKKGCQVEFSYPPLIPGDGHDSHTLPEEWKYLPFLALPDGAHNYQEDTVFFHLPPRNGNGATVYGISCYRQIEAKALKVRQADITRETVQKSVCVLSKLPLYGLLQAKLQLITHAYFEEKDFSQISILKELYEHMNSSLGGASLEGSQVYLGLSPRDLVLHFRHKVLILFKLILLEKKVLFYISPVNRLVGALMTVLSLFPGMIEHGLSDCSQYRPRKSMSEDAGLQESNPSADDFISESTSDNLNTSLGTVTRIVAVNHGEDAVPPTEKPYFQVEGNNNKGQEHSDTGRYLELPPRPSPESSESDWETLDPSVLEDASLKEREQMGSDQTHLFQKDSVPSDSPPITVQPQANTRQVVLIPGLISGLEEDQYGMPLAIFTKGYLCLPYMALQQHHLLSDVTVRGFVAGATNILFRQQKHLSDAIVEVEEALIQIHDPELRKLLNPTTADLRFADYLVRHVTENRDDVFLDGTGWEGGDEWIRAQFAVYIHALLAATLQLDNEKMLSDYGTTFVAAWKNTHNYRVWNSNKHPALAEINPNHPFQGQYSVSDMKLRFSHSVQNSERGKKIGNVMVTTSRNVVQTGKAVGQSVGGAFSSAKTAMSSWLSTFTTSTPQSLPEPPNGKP, encoded by the exons atggagaaggctgggcgTGAAAGTGACGGCGCCCCCTGCGGGCCTGTCCTGCATATCGTGGTGGTCGGCTTTCACCACAAGAAGGGCTGCCAG GTTGAATTCTCTTACCCACCACTAATTCCAGGAGATGGACATGACAGCCACACTTTACCTGAAGAATGGAAGTATCTGCCTTTCCTTGCCTTACCAGATGGTGCACATAACTATCAGGAAG ATACTGTGTTTTTTCACTTGCCACCCAGAAATGGAAATGGAGCCACAGTGTATGGTATCTCTTGTTATCGACAAATTGAAGCCAAG GCATTAAAAGTAAGGCAAGCCGACATCACCAGAGAGACTGTTCAGAAAAGTGTCTGTGTTTTAAGCAAGCTG cCTCTTTATGGCTTACTTCAAGCAAAACTTCAACTTATTACACATGCATATTTTGAAGAGAAAGATTTTTCCCAAATTTCCATTCTAAAG GAGCTCTATGAGCATATGAACAGTTCCTTGGGAGGAGCCTCATTAGAAGGATCACAGGTGTATCTTG GTCTGTCTCCTCGAGATCTTGTCCTTCATTTTCGACACAAG gTCTTGATCCTGTTTAAGCTAATTCTTCTTGAAAAGAAG GTTCTGTTTTACATTTCTCCAGTGAATAGGTTGGTGGGTGCACTAATGACTGTGCTATCCCTTTTTCCAG gcaTGATTGAGCATGGTCTCAGTGACTGTTCTCAGTATAGACCCCGAAAGAGTATGTCTGAAGATGCTGGACTTCAGGAAAGTAATCCCTCTGCAGatgattttatttctgagtctacTTCTGACAACTTAAATACCAGCTTGGGAACTGTCACAAGAATCGTGGCAGTAAACCATGGAGAAGATGCTGTTCCTCCGACGGAGAAGCCTTACTTCCAGGTAGAAGGTAACAACAACAAAGGACAAGAACACAGTGACACTGGCCGATATTTGGAACTTCCACCTCGACCATCTCCAGAGTCTTCAGAAAGTGACTGGGAAACTTTGGATCCTAGTGTCTTAGAGGATGCCAGCTTGAAAGAAAGGGAGCAGATGGGCTCAGACCAGACACACTTATTCCAAAAGGACTCTGTGCCCTCAGACAGTCCTCCAATCACAGTACAGCCTCAAGCTAATaccaggcaggtggtcctgatACCAGGGCTCATTTCTGGTTTGGAAGAAGACCAATATGGCATGCCTCTGGCCATCTTTACAAAG GGATATCTGTGTTTGCCTTACATGGCACTGCAGCAGCATCATCTTCTCTCTGATGTCACTGTTCGGGGATTTGTGGCTGGAGCTACTAACATCCTTTTTCGACAACAGAAGCACCTCAGTGATGCCATTGTGGAA GTAGAAGAAGCACTGATCCAGATCCATGATCCAGAACTTAGGAAGCTGCTTAACCCAACAACTGCAGACCTAAGGTTTGCAGATTACCTAGTGAGGCATGTGACTGAGAACCGGGATGATGTCTTCCTGGATGGCACAGGCTGGGAGGGAGGTGATGAATGGATCCGGGCCCAGTTTGCGGTCTACATCCACGCTCTGCTGGCTGCTACACTGCAGTTAG ATAATGAAAAGATGTTATCAGACTATGGGACAACTTTTGTTGCTGCCTGGAAGAATACTCACAACTACAGGGTATGGAACAGCAATAAGCATCCAGCACTTGCAGAGATAAATCCAAA CCATCCTTTTCAAGGCCAGTACTCCGTGTCAGACATGAAACTCAGATTCTCACA ttCTGTTCAGAACAGTGAACGTGGCAAAAAAATTGGCAATGTCATGGTCACAACCAGCCGGAATGTGGTACAAACAGGAAAAGCCGTTG GCCAGTCAGTTGGAGGAGCTTTTTCCAGTGCAAAGACAGCTATGTCTTCATGGCTATCTACTTTTACCACATCCACCCCTCAGAGTCTTCCTGAGCCACCCAACGGGAAGCCCTGA